Below is a genomic region from Neosynechococcus sphagnicola sy1.
TCCCCGATCCTAAATCTCCCAGTTCCTGCTCGAGAACTTTCAGTGCTGTTAGAACCCTTTGTCCCAAAGCAATTTCAGCAGCAACCTGGAGTTCATGGGGTACCAACATCTGGTCTTGGTGGAAGGCCATCAAGACCCCATAGTTATCTCGATACACCTGGGTATAGAGGTGATTCAGACGGGTCAGGGTTTCTTGGGTCAGGAGTTGCCGGATGCGGTGCCGTTCTTCCCCAAACAAGTTTTGCAGGCTATAGGTGTGGGATTGGAAATCACTATTCCCTGCGAAGGTTTGATTCATTATGCCAATGGAGTAGGCTGCACTGGCTTGTTGCAAGGAGTTAAACAAAACATCCTTGATGCGATTGTAGTCCCGGCGACCCGTAAAGGATTGCACACAGCAGTGAAAGTCCCAGCCCCCGAGATGCAGCACTGCAAAGATCAGAGTAGCAGTCTCACGGGTGATGTCAGATACAATTTGCAACTGCCCAACGGCAAGGGTGAGGGCACCGAGTCGTTGCAACTGGTAGTCCAGTTGGTGGGTGGTGTAGCAATACACCCGATGTTCAGCCGGATAGGCCGTGAACAGAGAGCTAATCGCATAGTGTGCTGTTACCTGTTCCAGGCTAATCTGAGCTGGAATCACCAGTTGGCGATAGACCTCAGCACCCGTCTTAAAACAGTCCACATTGGACGGTGCTTGGCCGAGTCGCTTGAGGAACGATTTTTCCAGTTGCACCCCTGCGACATCTCCGGCAAGTTCCAGCGCCCGGGCTGCATAGCGCAAAATCTGCACCCCTTCTGGGCGGGATAGTTCCTCAAAGAACCATCCACAACTGGTATACATCAGTAAGGCATGTCGTTGCATCTCAAGGAGGCGCAGGGCATCGACCTGTTCCGACGGTGTCAGCTTGTGACTGCGGTGTTGGGCCAAGAACTGTTCGACGCTTTCAGGGCTGCGATCGCCCACGACTTGAACATAGGCATCTCGGGCGGCCCAAGGGTCTTTGAAGAGGAGCTTGCCCTGCTCCTCAAAAACCTTAATTAGCTGATCTCGCAGCCAATCTAGGGTATCCCGCAACGGTCGCCGCCATTGCTGATGCCAGTGTCCCCCCTCCCCACCACAGCCACAGTTATCTTGCCAGCGATCAACCCCATGGGCACAGCTCCAGGCTGTTACTGGCTTGAGTTCAACTTCCCAGGTCGGTTGGCTGAGGCTGAGGTAATGGGCAAAGTTGGTCACCGTCCAGTTACGGCGGGGAAACTCTTCCAAAAAGGCGTAGGCTAAGGTCTTCTCCGTCCCAGACTTGTGATGGCCAAAGGTTTCGCCGTCCGTTGCCACCGCAATCAATTGCGTCGGCCGATGATCTCCGCGCACGGCTTGGCCCAAACGTCCAGCCAAGTGTTGGGAGTGGCTCAAGACATCGTTGAAACCCATATCTCGAGAGATCGGGCCATCATAAAAGAAAATATCGATATAAGAGCCGGGTTCTGCGTCGGTCTTCCCCCTGAGAAAGCAGCGATAAGGGCGGGTGGGATCAATTTGATTCCCGCCGACCTCGTGCCATTGCGGATTGGGATCCTCTGCGGTGGGCAGGGGACGGCAGCGCAGTGCCTGGGAAGGAGCCAGGATGGTAAAGCGAATCCCCTCCTGAATCAGTGCCTCCAAGGTAGGGTAGTCAACGGCCGTTTCTGCGAGCCACATCCCTTCTGCGTCACGGCCAAAATGGGTGCGAAAATCTGCGAGACCCCAACGAATTTGGGTGGTTTTATCCCGCTGATTCGCTAGGGGCAGGATGATGTGATTATAGACTTGAGCGATCGCGTTGCCATGCCCTTGGAGCCGAGCTGCACTCTTATGATCCGCTTCTAGGATGCGCTGATAGGTTTGGGGATCATGGCGCTCCAGCCAACTCATCAACGTCGGCCCAATATTGAAGCTGAGGTATTCAAAATTATTCACAATCCCCAACACTTGCCCCTGATCATCAAGAACCCGGGCAAAGGCATTGGGGCGATAACACTCATAATAGATGCGCTCATTCCAGTCATGGAACGGCATGGCGCTAGGTTGACGCTCAATGGCATCTAGATAGGGATTTTCCCGAGGGGGTTGATAGAAGTGACCATGAATGGTGACATAGATACCGTTTGCTGTCTGCAACGGGTTGGAGGCATCTTCCGGGGCACTATTCGGAGGAGCGATCGCAGTTAAATAGGAGCGTCGATCCTCCTCCATTGGGAGTGCCGAGCTGCTGTCAGGTAGAAATCCCA
It encodes:
- a CDS encoding DUF3536 domain-containing protein produces the protein MTLAPESPTSGTVSSLGFLPDSSSALPMEEDRRSYLTAIAPPNSAPEDASNPLQTANGIYVTIHGHFYQPPRENPYLDAIERQPSAMPFHDWNERIYYECYRPNAFARVLDDQGQVLGIVNNFEYLSFNIGPTLMSWLERHDPQTYQRILEADHKSAARLQGHGNAIAQVYNHIILPLANQRDKTTQIRWGLADFRTHFGRDAEGMWLAETAVDYPTLEALIQEGIRFTILAPSQALRCRPLPTAEDPNPQWHEVGGNQIDPTRPYRCFLRGKTDAEPGSYIDIFFYDGPISRDMGFNDVLSHSQHLAGRLGQAVRGDHRPTQLIAVATDGETFGHHKSGTEKTLAYAFLEEFPRRNWTVTNFAHYLSLSQPTWEVELKPVTAWSCAHGVDRWQDNCGCGGEGGHWHQQWRRPLRDTLDWLRDQLIKVFEEQGKLLFKDPWAARDAYVQVVGDRSPESVEQFLAQHRSHKLTPSEQVDALRLLEMQRHALLMYTSCGWFFEELSRPEGVQILRYAARALELAGDVAGVQLEKSFLKRLGQAPSNVDCFKTGAEVYRQLVIPAQISLEQVTAHYAISSLFTAYPAEHRVYCYTTHQLDYQLQRLGALTLAVGQLQIVSDITRETATLIFAVLHLGGWDFHCCVQSFTGRRDYNRIKDVLFNSLQQASAAYSIGIMNQTFAGNSDFQSHTYSLQNLFGEERHRIRQLLTQETLTRLNHLYTQVYRDNYGVLMAFHQDQMLVPHELQVAAEIALGQRVLTALKVLEQELGDLGSGMSLGGMSALKELGAIATEASHLRCHLNHREAQQTLERLIVRSLYHLLHNLDATHANLEMQYLERLIESGYNLNLPLSLERAQEVYFNCFPGQILPRLLNFQQQTTPTLDLPSVAADRCATSQKLEANFLRQLLLLGQKLGVNVNFWLQQFA